The proteins below are encoded in one region of Rhododendron vialii isolate Sample 1 chromosome 7a, ASM3025357v1:
- the LOC131334662 gene encoding hydroxyproline O-galactosyltransferase GALT3-like: MKATMPNDRQLIILASIFFILFLCILASTKVKEIRFESLLKYGGFALSKAQFHSHNSSLPNSLGENSSSSDDIRILLGILTLPEQYDRRHFLRLIYGTQSPVGAKVEVKFVFCNLTTKDQKYLVALEIMRYDDIMILNCKENMNEGKTYTYFSSLPEMLNEENKPYPPYHYVLKSDDDTYFRLANLVESLRVLPREDLYYGFVIPCESMDPFNQYMSGMGYLVSWDIVEWIRVSDIPKSRLEGPEDMVLGTWLRDGHRAKNRFNAKWSMYDFPEPATQCTHELWPDTVAVHQLKYLDRWFRTLDYFNVTKALKPSKLYHIP, from the coding sequence ATGAAGGCCACAATGCCAAATGACAGGCAATTGATCATCCTCGCCTCTATCTTCTTCATTCTTTTCCTCTGCATCTTAGCCTCAACCAAAGTCAAAGAAATCCGATTCGAAAGTTTGCTGAAGTATGGTGGATTTGCTCTCTCAAAAGCACAATTCCATTCACACAACTCATCTTTACCCAATTCTCTCGGAGAAAATTCGTCGTCGTCGGACGACATCCGAATCCTCCTCGGAATTCTAACCCTTCCTGAACAATACGATCGCCGCCACTTTCTCCGCCTCATCTACGGCACGCAATCTCCGGTGGGCGCGAAAGTCGAAGTCAAGTTCGTCTTTTGCAATCTAACCACAAAAGATCAGAAATATTTAGTTGCGCTAGAAATAATGCGCTACGACGACATTATGATACTCAACTGCAAAGAGAACATGAACGAAGGCAAGACTTACACTTACTTCTCGAGTTTGCCAGAGATGCTGAACGAGGAAAACAAACCATACCCCCCTTACCACTACGTGCTCAAATCAGACGACGACACGTACTTTAGGTTGGCAAACCTAGTGGAGTCATTGAGGGTGCTGCCGAGAGAAGACTTGTACTATGGTTTTGTGATTCCATGCGAAAGCATGGACCCTTTTAACCAATACATGTCTGGAATGGGATATTTGGTTTCTTGGGACATAGTTGAGTGGATTCGGGTTTCGGACATTCCCAAGAGTCGCCTGGAAGGCCCCGAAGACATGGTTCTCGGCACGTGGCTTCGCGATGGCCATCGGGCGAAGAACAGGTTCAATGCAAAATGGTCAATGTACGATTTTCCGGAGCCGGCCACACAGTGCACGCACGAGCTCTGGCCAGATACGGTGGCGGTTCACCAGTTGAAGTATCTGGACAGGTGGTTTCGTACCTTGGATTACTTTAATGTCACGAAGGCTTTGAAGCCTTCCAAACTCTATCATATCCCTTAG